A window from Vulcanimicrobium alpinum encodes these proteins:
- a CDS encoding solute carrier family 23 protein — MTAVVVAALFGCAIFAWPLATIVPAAATAPALIVVGALMFDGVRRIRWDDYAVAVPAFLTIVAMPLTFSIANGVSFGMISYAAIALCSGRARDVAVPLYVVAALLIARYVWLAG, encoded by the coding sequence TTGACGGCCGTTGTGGTCGCGGCGCTCTTCGGGTGCGCGATCTTTGCGTGGCCGCTGGCGACGATCGTGCCGGCCGCCGCCACCGCGCCCGCGCTCATTGTCGTGGGTGCCCTGATGTTCGACGGGGTGCGCCGAATCCGCTGGGACGACTACGCCGTCGCGGTTCCGGCGTTTCTGACGATCGTCGCGATGCCGCTGACGTTCTCGATCGCGAACGGCGTCAGCTTCGGGATGATCTCGTACGCTGCGATCGCACTGTGCAGCGGACGCGCGCGCGACGTCGCCGTGCCGCTCTACGTGGTGGCGGCGCTGCTGATCGCGCGCTACGTGTGGCTGGCGGGCTGA
- a CDS encoding DUF2231 domain-containing protein, which translates to MQGIAHYRGHPYHFMLIPFPVAFWTGALITDGIGAFTHDPFWFRMSVVLIAMGSVAGFAAAIAGYIDYRTAPMTRKAQSLADGHLKWSLGTIVLYPIAWALRAQDHASLAGIAVSIAGSALLFVSAFLGSELTNRHKVGITEEPAPSR; encoded by the coding sequence GTGCAAGGCATCGCCCACTATCGGGGACACCCGTACCACTTCATGCTGATTCCGTTTCCGGTCGCCTTCTGGACCGGCGCCCTGATCACCGACGGGATCGGTGCGTTCACCCACGATCCGTTCTGGTTCCGGATGAGCGTCGTGCTGATCGCAATGGGCAGCGTCGCCGGATTCGCGGCGGCGATCGCCGGCTACATCGACTACCGCACCGCGCCGATGACGCGCAAAGCACAATCACTCGCCGACGGTCACCTCAAGTGGAGCCTCGGCACGATCGTCCTCTACCCGATCGCGTGGGCGTTGCGCGCGCAGGATCACGCCTCGCTCGCCGGGATCGCCGTCTCGATCGCGGGATCGGCGCTGCTGTTCGTCAGCGCCTTCCTCGGCAGCGAGCTGACGAACCGCCACAAAGTCGGCATCACCGAAGAACCCGCCCCATCACGCTGA
- a CDS encoding IS256 family transposase produces MADYDLTLSRDAIPALLDQPAALGKLVETILNQVLEAQMRDHLGAERYERCQEREGYRNGYRDRQLSTRVGSLVLRVPQTRDGSFSTDIFERYRRSEQAFVVGLMEMVVNGVSTRKVTRITEGLCGTSFSKSTVSRLAKALDEPVAGFLNRRLDAAYPFIIVDALFTKVRTDKSVVSKALLIASGIRADGYREILGLSIGDSESFATWNEFFRGLKARGLHGVDVAVSDNHSGLREAIAKQFVGATWQRCQFHVMKNLLDHAPKKERENVTAAARLIFLATDRKEAERRYAEFMARFAETAPKSCVCLEGAFEDMFAILPLPEKYRRRLRTSNMQERLNEEIRRREKVIRIFPNDAAAIRMVGALLSEQNDEWLSRAYFDMTEYFEWKATTVAKPAAVKRDRRAA; encoded by the coding sequence GTGGCCGATTACGATCTTACCCTATCCCGCGACGCGATTCCAGCGTTGCTCGATCAACCTGCGGCGCTCGGGAAGCTCGTCGAAACGATTTTGAACCAAGTGCTCGAGGCGCAGATGCGCGATCATCTGGGCGCCGAGCGGTACGAACGCTGTCAAGAACGGGAGGGCTATCGGAATGGGTATCGCGATCGACAGCTCTCGACCCGCGTCGGATCGCTGGTCCTGCGCGTGCCGCAGACGCGCGACGGCAGCTTCTCAACCGACATCTTTGAGCGTTATCGCCGCAGCGAACAAGCCTTTGTCGTGGGCCTGATGGAGATGGTCGTCAACGGCGTCTCGACGCGGAAGGTCACGCGGATAACCGAAGGTCTGTGTGGGACGTCGTTTTCGAAGTCGACGGTCAGTCGCCTCGCGAAGGCCCTTGACGAGCCGGTCGCGGGATTCTTGAATCGCCGGCTCGACGCGGCGTACCCGTTCATCATCGTTGACGCGCTCTTCACGAAGGTGCGCACCGACAAGAGCGTCGTCAGCAAAGCGCTGCTCATCGCGAGCGGCATTCGTGCTGACGGATACCGCGAGATCCTTGGTCTTTCGATCGGCGATTCGGAGAGCTTTGCGACGTGGAACGAGTTCTTTCGCGGCCTCAAAGCACGCGGCTTGCACGGCGTCGACGTTGCCGTCTCCGACAATCACTCGGGCTTACGCGAGGCGATCGCCAAGCAATTCGTCGGCGCGACATGGCAGCGTTGCCAGTTCCACGTGATGAAGAACTTGCTCGATCACGCGCCCAAGAAAGAACGCGAAAACGTAACCGCTGCAGCTCGGCTGATCTTCCTCGCAACTGATCGCAAAGAGGCCGAGCGTCGATATGCGGAATTCATGGCCCGCTTCGCAGAAACGGCGCCCAAGTCGTGCGTGTGCTTGGAAGGAGCGTTCGAAGACATGTTTGCGATCTTGCCGCTGCCGGAGAAATATCGTCGGCGACTGCGCACGAGCAACATGCAAGAGCGGCTCAATGAAGAGATTCGTCGCCGGGAGAAAGTCATTCGCATTTTCCCAAACGACGCCGCAGCGATTCGCATGGTCGGCGCGTTACTCTCCGAGCAAAACGACGAATGGTTAAGCCGAGCCTACTTCGACATGACCGAATACTTCGAATGGAAAGCAACGACGGTGGCCAAGCCGGCCGCCGTAAAACGAGACAGACGAGCAGCCTAA
- a CDS encoding phytoene desaturase family protein, producing the protein MATTYDAIIIGGGHNGLVTACYLARAKWKVLLLERRYLVGGACVTEERTFPGFKVSTAAYVNSLFRPEIIRDLRLKDYGFEVVERNPSSFSPFPDGRYLMLGPDEAMNEREIAKFSARDAAAYPQYVAMLERVATVIEPTLVQTPPNPVRPGMGDLIGLGQLGLKLKKLDGAMGEAIEILTGAARPILDRWFESEELKATLATDAIIGAFAAPSVPGTAYVLFHHVMGETNGARGVWSYVRGGMGGLSQALEKAARDLGVQIRTEAEVTKILVEDNAATGVVLANGDEYRARNVASGVDCRLTFERFLEPSQLPEDFLAEIKRIDYGSASAKINVALDALPNFTACPGSEAGPQHRGTIHLCPDQDFIERGYDDAKYGRWSREPIVECTIPSSVDATVAPPGKHLMSMFCQYAPYHLKDGSWDDAAKNAFADACFAQVERYAPGFTSSMIDRQVLSPLDIESTFNLTGGNIFQGAMGLNKLFMFRPAPGWADYKTPVRRLFLCGAAAHPGGGVMGAAGWNAARVMLKGR; encoded by the coding sequence ATGGCGACGACGTACGACGCGATCATCATCGGCGGCGGACACAACGGCTTGGTCACCGCGTGTTACCTCGCGCGCGCGAAGTGGAAAGTGCTGCTGCTCGAACGGCGTTATCTCGTCGGCGGCGCGTGCGTCACCGAAGAGCGGACGTTCCCCGGCTTCAAAGTCTCGACCGCCGCCTACGTCAACAGTCTCTTCCGGCCGGAGATCATTCGCGATCTGCGCCTGAAGGACTACGGCTTCGAAGTCGTCGAGCGGAACCCGTCGTCGTTCTCACCGTTCCCGGACGGCCGGTACCTGATGCTCGGCCCCGACGAAGCGATGAACGAACGGGAGATCGCGAAGTTCAGCGCACGCGATGCGGCGGCGTACCCGCAGTACGTCGCGATGCTGGAACGCGTCGCGACCGTGATCGAACCGACGCTGGTGCAGACGCCGCCGAACCCCGTCCGGCCCGGGATGGGCGATCTCATCGGACTCGGTCAGCTCGGCCTAAAGTTGAAGAAGCTCGACGGCGCGATGGGCGAGGCGATCGAGATCCTCACCGGCGCGGCGCGCCCGATCCTCGACCGCTGGTTCGAAAGCGAAGAACTCAAGGCGACGCTCGCGACCGATGCGATCATCGGTGCGTTCGCCGCGCCGTCGGTGCCCGGAACCGCGTACGTGCTCTTCCATCACGTGATGGGCGAGACGAACGGCGCGCGCGGCGTGTGGAGCTACGTGCGCGGCGGGATGGGCGGCCTCTCGCAGGCGCTCGAAAAAGCGGCGCGCGATCTGGGCGTCCAGATTCGCACCGAAGCTGAGGTCACGAAGATTCTCGTCGAGGACAACGCTGCGACCGGCGTGGTCCTCGCCAACGGCGATGAGTACCGTGCGCGCAATGTCGCGAGCGGTGTCGATTGCCGGCTGACCTTCGAGCGCTTTCTCGAGCCGTCGCAGCTGCCCGAGGACTTCCTCGCCGAGATCAAGCGCATCGATTACGGGAGCGCGTCGGCGAAGATCAACGTCGCGCTCGACGCGCTGCCGAATTTTACCGCGTGTCCCGGAAGCGAGGCCGGCCCGCAGCACCGCGGCACGATCCACCTCTGCCCGGATCAGGATTTCATCGAACGCGGCTACGACGACGCGAAGTACGGCCGCTGGTCGCGCGAGCCGATCGTCGAGTGCACGATCCCGTCGTCGGTCGACGCGACGGTCGCGCCGCCGGGCAAGCATCTGATGTCGATGTTCTGCCAGTACGCGCCGTATCACCTCAAGGACGGCAGCTGGGACGACGCGGCGAAGAATGCCTTCGCCGACGCGTGCTTCGCGCAGGTGGAACGCTATGCGCCCGGGTTCACGTCGTCTATGATCGATCGACAGGTGCTCAGCCCGCTCGACATCGAGTCGACGTTCAATCTCACCGGCGGGAACATTTTTCAGGGTGCGATGGGGCTCAACAAGCTGTTCATGTTCCGTCCCGCACCGGGCTGGGCCGATTACAAGACGCCGGTGCGGCGGCTGTTTTTGTGCGGTGCCGCGGCGCACCCCGGCGGCGGCGTGATGGGTGCGGCGGGATGGAACGCTGCTCGGGTGATGCTGAAGGGCCGATAG
- a CDS encoding NCS2 family permease, whose protein sequence is MLDRYFGISAAGSSIPRELRAGLTTFLTMSYVLFVNPQVLGTAIRIDGGFEKLLIVTALAAAAGSLLMGVVARYPFAQAPGMGLNAYFAFSVVIGQKIAWETALGAVFISGALFVVLSLAGVRQAIVRAIPNDLKFAIAAGIGVFLAFLGMKNAGVVIANPATFVTLGAFGPPVLVAVFGLLVTVVLLVRRITGAIVYGIAGATIAAIVTRAAVYPDAAGHLVAFGGFAHGVVAPPSWPSGLIGALDLRGAIGLGIVSVVFTFFVVDFFDATGTLVGLAEKAGFLTPEGDLPRARRTFACDGLAAMIGAVLGTSTTTTYARARAGSKKAAAPA, encoded by the coding sequence ATGCTCGATCGCTATTTCGGGATCAGCGCCGCCGGTTCGTCGATCCCGCGCGAGCTGCGGGCCGGGCTCACGACGTTCCTCACGATGTCGTACGTGCTGTTCGTGAACCCCCAGGTGCTGGGAACCGCCATCCGGATCGACGGCGGTTTCGAGAAGCTGCTGATCGTCACGGCCCTCGCGGCCGCCGCAGGGAGCCTGCTGATGGGCGTCGTCGCGCGCTATCCGTTCGCGCAGGCGCCCGGGATGGGACTTAACGCGTACTTCGCGTTCTCGGTGGTGATCGGGCAGAAGATCGCCTGGGAGACAGCGCTCGGCGCGGTCTTCATCTCCGGTGCGCTCTTCGTCGTGCTCTCGCTCGCGGGCGTGCGGCAAGCGATCGTGCGTGCGATCCCGAACGATCTCAAGTTCGCGATCGCGGCCGGGATCGGCGTGTTCCTGGCATTCCTCGGGATGAAAAATGCCGGTGTCGTGATCGCCAATCCGGCGACGTTCGTCACGCTCGGCGCCTTCGGTCCGCCGGTGCTGGTCGCGGTCTTCGGCCTGCTCGTTACCGTGGTGCTGCTGGTGCGGCGTATCACGGGTGCGATCGTGTACGGGATCGCCGGCGCGACGATCGCGGCGATCGTCACGCGGGCGGCCGTCTATCCGGACGCTGCGGGGCATCTCGTCGCGTTCGGCGGCTTCGCGCACGGCGTCGTCGCGCCGCCGTCGTGGCCGAGCGGTCTGATCGGCGCGCTCGATCTGCGCGGTGCAATCGGTCTGGGGATCGTCTCGGTCGTGTTCACGTTCTTCGTGGTCGATTTCTTCGATGCGACCGGAACGCTCGTCGGGCTGGCGGAGAAAGCCGGGTTTCTCACCCCTGAAGGGGACCTGCCGCGCGCCCGCCGGACCTTCGCCTGCGACGGTCTCGCCGCGATGATCGGCGCGGTGCTCGGCACGAGCACGACGACGACCTACGCGAGAGCGCGAGCGGGATCGAAGAAGGCGGCCGCACCGGCTTGA
- a CDS encoding MBL fold metallo-hydrolase RNA specificity domain-containing protein, protein MADLTFVGAAGVVTGSKHLLTTHGKHVFVDCGLFQGTADVTALNSAPLPIAPRDVDAVAITHGHLDHVGYLPKLVRDGYRGSIFCTPPTAGLIEIVLEDAAHLQTHLHDRGYHREAGALPPLYDEDDVAQVLRQLRTVPLETEFDVCGVTMRYRNAGHILGSAFVDAHVEGARVIFSGDLGRYGRPLLDDPAPLDTADVVVMEATYGDRVHPADPLGEFESALAAGIARGGTIVIPAFAVERTQDILLSIGVLQGTNPAIAAVPVHLDSPMAIKVDALFAQFPDAHKPIPQSPGPFGCRNLQVYVTTDESKQLNALQGPAIVIASSGMATGGRILHHLHNHLGDPRATILVCGYQSPGTLGNLLVHGCRQVRIFGDMLRVQAAIVNLAGYSAHADQAELLRWLGTLSSSPRVYAVHGDPDVVQTFCGVVASRLHFQAEPAERGMTVTIGAAQPASHT, encoded by the coding sequence GTGGCTGATCTCACCTTCGTCGGTGCGGCGGGCGTCGTCACCGGGAGCAAGCATCTCCTGACGACGCACGGCAAGCACGTGTTCGTCGATTGCGGGCTGTTTCAGGGGACCGCCGACGTCACCGCGCTCAACAGCGCGCCGCTTCCGATCGCACCGCGCGACGTCGATGCCGTCGCAATCACCCACGGCCACCTCGATCACGTCGGATATCTTCCCAAACTCGTGCGCGACGGATATCGCGGTTCGATCTTCTGCACGCCGCCGACGGCGGGGCTCATCGAGATCGTCCTCGAGGACGCCGCGCATCTGCAGACGCATCTGCACGACCGCGGCTATCACCGCGAAGCCGGCGCGCTGCCGCCGCTCTACGACGAGGACGACGTCGCCCAAGTCCTGCGCCAACTGCGCACCGTTCCGCTGGAGACGGAGTTCGACGTGTGCGGCGTCACCATGCGGTACCGCAACGCCGGGCACATCCTGGGCTCCGCGTTCGTCGACGCGCACGTCGAGGGGGCGCGCGTGATCTTCTCCGGCGATCTCGGCCGCTACGGACGGCCGCTGCTCGACGACCCGGCGCCGCTCGACACGGCCGACGTCGTCGTGATGGAAGCGACATACGGCGACCGCGTTCACCCGGCCGACCCGCTGGGCGAGTTCGAGAGCGCGCTCGCGGCAGGCATCGCGCGCGGCGGCACGATCGTGATCCCGGCGTTCGCCGTCGAGCGAACGCAAGACATCCTGCTGTCGATCGGCGTCCTGCAAGGGACGAATCCCGCGATCGCTGCGGTACCGGTGCACCTCGACAGCCCGATGGCGATCAAAGTGGACGCGCTCTTCGCGCAGTTCCCGGACGCGCACAAACCGATCCCGCAGTCGCCGGGGCCGTTCGGTTGCCGCAACCTCCAGGTGTACGTGACGACCGACGAATCGAAGCAGCTCAACGCGCTGCAGGGGCCCGCCATCGTCATCGCATCGAGCGGGATGGCGACCGGAGGGCGCATCCTGCACCACCTGCACAATCATCTCGGCGACCCGCGCGCGACGATCCTGGTCTGCGGCTATCAGAGTCCGGGGACGCTCGGCAACCTGCTCGTGCACGGATGCCGGCAGGTTCGCATCTTCGGCGACATGCTGCGGGTGCAGGCCGCGATCGTCAACCTCGCCGGATACAGCGCACACGCAGACCAGGCCGAACTGCTCCGCTGGCTCGGCACCCTGTCGTCGTCACCGCGTGTCTACGCGGTCCACGGCGACCCCGACGTCGTGCAGACGTTCTGCGGCGTCGTCGCATCGCGGCTGCATTTTCAAGCCGAGCCGGCGGAGCGGGGGATGACGGTCACGATCGGCGCCGCTCAGCCCGCCAGCCACACGTAG
- a CDS encoding TfoX/Sxy family protein — translation MAYDETTAARVRSALSARSVVERKMMGGICFMVDGHMCCGVSREALMVRVGRDGYREALAQPHVRPMEFGGRSPTGFVLVDPVGYRTDAALKKWITRSLGVVAALPPREPGSKRR, via the coding sequence ATGGCCTACGACGAGACGACCGCGGCGCGGGTTCGGAGCGCGCTCTCCGCGCGCAGCGTCGTCGAACGGAAGATGATGGGCGGGATCTGTTTCATGGTCGACGGCCATATGTGCTGCGGCGTCTCGCGCGAGGCACTGATGGTTCGCGTCGGACGCGACGGTTACCGTGAGGCCCTCGCACAGCCGCATGTCCGGCCGATGGAATTCGGCGGGCGCAGCCCGACCGGATTCGTGCTCGTCGATCCGGTCGGTTATCGCACCGATGCGGCGCTCAAGAAATGGATCACGAGGTCGCTCGGCGTGGTCGCGGCGCTGCCCCCACGCGAGCCCGGTTCGAAACGTCGCTAG
- a CDS encoding FAD-binding domain-containing protein — MKCCQRQSSNRSGGYPPAEFTSIIGTLPPWELGADFFLQHLLDGDQAANTLSWRWVAGLHTRGKTYLARRDNIRRYTEERLDPGVRLAASAPPLADDMIPAIPLALPPTRPAAGHRDLLLLHDDDLGIASFAPNGIAPAVACAFIAADARSPNGVAPPVRAFARALAADALAHAERDRSIPAGPVIDGGDAAGAAADLQRVAARFGTTRVVVTFAPVGPARDALDALRAQLARSGLEWSEVARDYDAVTWPFATRGFFGLRARIPAIVRELGLDGSD, encoded by the coding sequence TTGAAGTGTTGTCAACGTCAATCTTCGAACCGGAGCGGTGGCTACCCGCCCGCTGAATTTACATCAATTATAGGGACTCTGCCGCCGTGGGAACTCGGCGCCGACTTCTTTCTGCAGCATCTGCTGGACGGCGATCAAGCCGCAAACACCCTCTCGTGGCGTTGGGTCGCCGGCCTGCACACGCGGGGGAAGACGTATCTCGCGCGACGCGACAACATTCGCCGCTACACCGAGGAGCGGCTCGATCCGGGAGTGCGTCTGGCGGCATCGGCGCCGCCGCTCGCGGACGACATGATTCCGGCGATTCCGCTCGCATTGCCGCCGACGCGCCCGGCGGCAGGCCATCGCGACCTGCTGTTGCTGCACGACGACGATCTCGGCATCGCGTCGTTCGCTCCCAACGGCATCGCGCCGGCCGTCGCGTGCGCGTTCATCGCAGCCGATGCGCGGTCGCCGAACGGGGTCGCACCCCCGGTCCGCGCATTCGCGCGCGCTCTGGCAGCGGATGCACTGGCGCACGCGGAACGCGATCGGTCGATCCCCGCCGGCCCCGTCATCGACGGCGGCGACGCGGCCGGCGCCGCCGCAGACCTGCAGCGCGTCGCCGCTCGATTCGGCACGACGCGCGTCGTCGTGACGTTCGCGCCGGTCGGCCCGGCGCGCGACGCGCTCGATGCGCTGCGCGCACAGCTCGCAAGGAGCGGCCTCGAATGGAGCGAGGTCGCGCGAGACTACGACGCGGTGACGTGGCCCTTCGCGACGCGCGGTTTCTTCGGGCTGCGCGCGCGCATCCCGGCGATCGTGCGCGAACTCGGCCTCGACGGCTCGGACTGA
- a CDS encoding SRPBCC family protein: MIIADSFTVDAPIERVWTLLQDIPKVATCIPNAEITEVVDPATYRAKVAVKVGPVSVSYKATIRVERMDDAEHVAAFGVQGDETRGRGGVRAKVTSQAFAEGDCTRVDLNADAQISGIIASVGGRLIESVAKKTIAEFAANLTKLLT, translated from the coding sequence GTGATCATCGCCGACTCGTTCACCGTCGACGCGCCGATCGAACGGGTGTGGACGCTGCTCCAGGACATCCCGAAGGTGGCGACGTGCATTCCGAACGCGGAGATCACCGAGGTGGTCGACCCCGCGACGTACCGCGCGAAGGTCGCGGTGAAGGTGGGGCCGGTCTCCGTTTCCTACAAAGCGACGATCCGCGTCGAGCGGATGGACGACGCCGAGCACGTCGCAGCGTTCGGCGTGCAGGGCGACGAAACGCGCGGACGCGGCGGCGTGCGCGCGAAGGTCACTTCGCAAGCGTTCGCCGAGGGCGACTGCACGCGCGTCGACTTGAACGCCGACGCGCAGATCAGCGGCATCATCGCCTCCGTCGGCGGCCGCCTCATCGAATCCGTCGCCAAGAAAACCATCGCCGAATTTGCCGCCAACCTGACGAAGCTCCTTACCTGA
- a CDS encoding XdhC/CoxI family protein — protein MIFERLRAALHGDVPVALVTRLDGAHAGAKLLVFEDEIAGDLGSEGLNVAAAGEARALLAVGKTALRTFGEDGEPVGVEVRLFIAAYAPKPAMYVFGAIDFSRAVARVGKYLGYAVTVVDARPIFATKARIPDADDVVVAWPDEWLANAKVDPRTALIVLTHDVKFDIPLLQVALRTDAGYIGAMGSRRTHAARIDELRRAGTGDADLARISAPIGLDIGARTPEETAISIAAEIIALREGRRGGRLADGTLPVHNARTTVAS, from the coding sequence GTGATCTTCGAAAGATTGCGGGCGGCGCTGCACGGCGACGTGCCGGTCGCGCTGGTGACGCGGCTCGACGGCGCGCACGCCGGCGCGAAACTGCTGGTCTTCGAGGACGAGATCGCCGGCGACCTCGGAAGCGAAGGGCTCAATGTCGCGGCCGCGGGCGAGGCGCGCGCGCTGCTGGCGGTCGGCAAAACCGCGCTGCGCACGTTCGGTGAAGACGGCGAGCCGGTCGGCGTCGAGGTGCGGCTGTTCATCGCCGCCTACGCGCCGAAGCCGGCGATGTACGTCTTCGGCGCGATCGATTTCTCGCGCGCCGTCGCCCGCGTCGGCAAGTACCTCGGCTACGCCGTCACCGTCGTCGACGCGCGTCCGATCTTCGCAACCAAGGCGCGCATCCCCGACGCCGACGACGTCGTCGTCGCCTGGCCCGACGAGTGGCTCGCGAACGCGAAGGTCGACCCCCGCACCGCGCTGATCGTGCTCACCCACGACGTGAAGTTCGACATCCCGCTGCTCCAAGTCGCGCTGCGCACCGACGCCGGTTACATCGGTGCGATGGGGAGCCGCCGCACCCACGCCGCCCGGATCGACGAACTGCGCCGCGCCGGGACCGGCGACGCCGACCTCGCCCGTATCAGCGCCCCGATCGGCCTCGACATCGGCGCGCGCACCCCCGAGGAGACCGCCATCTCGATCGCCGCCGAAATCATCGCGCTGCGCGAAGGCCGCCGCGGCGGCCGGCTCGCCGACGGAACGCTCCCGGTGCACAACGCGCGCACGACGGTCGCCTCGTGA
- a CDS encoding Fpg/Nei family DNA glycosylase has protein sequence MPEGHTIHRAARIQRGLLAGGAVRVDSPQGRFAHGAALLDGRELLAIDAYGKHLFYAFAGDVWVHVHLGLFGKFRTGTGEPPPPRGAVRMRVSGERGWMTLSGPTACDLVDDNERRLILDRIGPDPLREDARPAAAIARIMRSAAPIGVLLMDQRVVAGIGNVYRAELLFRARISPAAPGRSLARAQILALWKDARMLLRDGEERGRIVTTRPADRPHPRGAVRRGEQYYVYHRTGQPCRICGSTIERAAMAARTLYFCPVCQSEPSRPSSRTIAGMRARSPKKPRVAKGHVTAS, from the coding sequence ATGCCGGAAGGACACACGATTCACCGGGCCGCGCGCATCCAGCGCGGCCTGCTCGCCGGCGGCGCCGTTCGCGTCGACTCACCGCAAGGGCGGTTTGCGCACGGCGCGGCACTCCTGGACGGTCGCGAACTGCTCGCGATCGATGCCTATGGCAAGCACCTCTTCTATGCGTTCGCCGGCGACGTCTGGGTGCACGTGCACTTGGGATTGTTCGGGAAGTTCCGCACCGGGACGGGGGAACCGCCTCCGCCGCGCGGCGCCGTGCGCATGCGCGTCTCGGGTGAGCGCGGCTGGATGACGCTGAGCGGACCGACGGCCTGCGATCTCGTCGACGACAACGAGCGGCGGCTGATCCTCGACCGCATCGGTCCCGATCCGCTGCGTGAGGATGCTCGCCCGGCGGCGGCGATCGCGCGGATCATGCGCAGCGCCGCGCCGATCGGCGTCTTGCTGATGGATCAGCGCGTCGTCGCCGGGATTGGGAACGTGTATCGCGCGGAACTGCTCTTTCGCGCGCGGATCTCGCCGGCGGCGCCGGGACGGTCGCTCGCGCGCGCGCAGATCCTCGCGTTGTGGAAGGACGCCCGCATGCTGCTCCGCGACGGCGAGGAACGCGGAAGGATCGTGACCACGCGGCCTGCGGACCGGCCGCATCCGCGCGGTGCGGTCCGGCGCGGCGAGCAGTACTACGTCTATCATCGCACCGGACAGCCGTGCCGCATCTGCGGGAGCACGATCGAGCGGGCGGCGATGGCGGCGCGCACCCTGTACTTCTGTCCGGTGTGTCAGTCCGAGCCGTCGAGGCCGAGTTCGCGCACGATCGCCGGGATGCGCGCGCGCAGCCCGAAGAAACCGCGCGTCGCGAAGGGCCACGTCACCGCGTCGTAG
- a CDS encoding homoserine dehydrogenase, translating to MEAVKIGLLGIGTVGSGTFRVLERNREEIARRAGRRIEIAWVAARDVAKARAVVGDAIPVVTDAVAAVADPAIDIVVEVIGGTGVAKDAILAAIAHGKHIVTANKALLALHGGEIFAAASARGAMIAFEGAVSGCIPTIKVLREGLAANRIEWIAGIVNGTSNFILSEMRAKGLPFADALSEAQVLGYAEADPTFDVEGIDAAHKLTLLSAIGFGIPVQFDKAYVEGITALTDRDMTYAEKLGYRIKLLGIARRTARGIELRVHPTLIPASRLIASVDGAMNAILVKADAAGVTLYYGAGAGSEPTASAVLADVIDVTRLMRAEPQERVPYLAFQPDALSDVGILPMAEVETSYYLRVRVRDDVGVLADLARTLADAGISIDAMLQQGPGDDRGETDIVILTHPTRERSFDAAMERIVALPAVRPGYSRIRREDLG from the coding sequence ATGGAAGCGGTGAAGATCGGGCTCCTCGGTATCGGAACCGTCGGCAGCGGCACGTTCCGCGTCCTGGAACGGAATCGCGAGGAGATCGCGCGGCGTGCGGGACGCCGTATCGAGATCGCATGGGTCGCCGCACGCGACGTCGCCAAGGCGCGCGCCGTCGTCGGCGACGCGATCCCGGTGGTGACCGACGCGGTCGCCGCCGTCGCCGATCCGGCGATCGACATCGTCGTCGAGGTGATCGGCGGCACCGGCGTCGCGAAAGACGCGATCCTCGCCGCGATCGCGCACGGCAAGCACATCGTGACCGCCAACAAAGCGCTCCTCGCGCTGCACGGCGGCGAGATCTTCGCGGCCGCGAGCGCCCGCGGCGCGATGATCGCATTCGAAGGCGCCGTCTCGGGCTGCATCCCCACGATCAAGGTTCTGCGCGAGGGCCTGGCCGCGAACCGCATCGAGTGGATCGCCGGGATCGTCAACGGCACCAGCAACTTCATCCTCTCGGAGATGCGCGCGAAGGGGCTGCCGTTCGCGGACGCACTGAGCGAAGCGCAGGTGCTCGGCTACGCCGAAGCCGACCCGACCTTCGACGTCGAGGGGATCGACGCGGCGCACAAGCTCACCCTGCTCTCCGCGATCGGCTTCGGGATCCCGGTGCAGTTCGACAAAGCCTACGTCGAAGGGATCACCGCGCTCACCGACCGCGACATGACGTATGCGGAAAAGCTCGGCTATCGCATCAAGCTGCTGGGCATCGCGCGGCGCACGGCGCGCGGGATCGAACTGCGCGTTCACCCCACGCTGATCCCCGCCTCGCGCCTGATTGCCAGCGTCGACGGCGCGATGAACGCAATCCTGGTGAAAGCGGACGCCGCCGGCGTCACCCTCTACTACGGCGCGGGTGCAGGCTCGGAACCCACCGCATCCGCCGTTCTCGCCGACGTGATCGACGTGACGCGCCTCATGCGCGCGGAACCGCAGGAACGCGTCCCGTATCTCGCCTTCCAGCCCGACGCGCTCAGCGACGTCGGCATCCTGCCGATGGCCGAGGTCGAGACGTCGTACTACCTGCGCGTGCGCGTTCGCGACGACGTCGGCGTTCTCGCCGATCTGGCTCGGACGCTCGCCGACGCGGGCATCTCGATCGATGCGATGCTCCAGCAGGGCCCGGGCGACGATCGCGGCGAGACCGACATCGTGATCCTCACGCATCCCACTCGCGAACGCAGCTTCGACGCGGCGATGGAGCGCATCGTCGCGCTCCCGGCGGTCCGCCCCGGCTACTCGCGCATCCGCCGCGAGGACCTCGGCTGA